From Nocardioides sp. HDW12B, the proteins below share one genomic window:
- a CDS encoding LuxR family transcriptional regulator → MSSSGLSSDDVSPVERRTGGAAVASGKSLNPGGLVGREAELVRLTELVAGAAGGRSGALLVTGEPGVGKTALLEATRDVATGFSCLVVRGVESEMQLAHAGLLGLLSPLRDLLGELPPPQAAALGSALGWSTASAVSDRFLVGAATLSLLAAAAERRPVLVLVDDLQWVDRESVSALAFAARRLGPDAVAFVLTERDGTGPVDLVQDFPTLRVGGLSATAAAPLLDGLAGPVRERLVAETGGNPLALLESSRALDHAQMAGAAPLPSPLPAGDRLRALHRGTVDALGADAWRAVLRLALSADPDEGDREAAGLDEARTHGVVVRDGLRHEFRHPLLRSAVLERATAAEQRAVHADLAASLPAGSRAQVWHRAASAQEPDAGLATELARVAEADRDRLGHAAASLALERAGALTPDPELAAQRLAAATQEAFLTGDVVRVRRLAARVLDSGASARTRGEVLCIAGMLEQYAGSVPASVEHLREAASLLDGVMLVRALHELAMACFRLNDAAGLTDCARRTDEVADPEDPEQQLLGHFTGGFALVLAGEFEQGAARLAELRRLADHPELRHDARVLLSMALAAGITGQVRDAVTVGAVRLEEVRRRGAIGVLVPCLAILAAGRAWLGDHTGAFADAGEAADLATHLGYAADASLAVEMLAWQQAARGLHDDARASLARARDLTDRAGTSSAAAHQALTAAFCALCRSDPADVVATLEPRLAVDGGVGAGGEPLGVAPLLVEAYVALGRLDDAVALTARYADVVPSAGPPLSVALLQRCHVLTAASESVAAAAFDAAMLAHQPADDPFESARTQLLFGSRLRRTGQRVAARTHLEAARAAFDGMDLTHWVGVASAELAATGATARRDAGAGAQPLTAQETRVALLAAQGLSNREIGASLFLSPKTIERHLSSVFRKRGFRSRTELAVAFARDA, encoded by the coding sequence ATGTCCTCATCCGGGCTCTCCTCCGACGACGTGTCTCCGGTCGAACGTCGCACCGGCGGCGCTGCGGTCGCGTCCGGGAAATCCCTCAACCCCGGGGGACTGGTGGGGCGGGAGGCCGAGCTCGTCCGGCTGACCGAGCTCGTCGCGGGCGCCGCCGGCGGCCGCTCCGGCGCCCTCCTCGTCACCGGCGAGCCGGGGGTGGGCAAGACCGCCCTCCTCGAGGCCACCCGCGACGTCGCCACCGGCTTCTCCTGCCTGGTCGTGCGCGGTGTCGAGTCGGAGATGCAGCTCGCGCACGCCGGTCTGCTCGGGCTCCTCAGCCCGCTGCGCGACCTCCTCGGTGAGCTGCCCCCACCGCAAGCGGCCGCGCTCGGCTCCGCGCTCGGCTGGTCGACCGCGAGCGCCGTGTCGGACCGCTTCCTCGTCGGCGCCGCCACCCTGTCCCTGCTCGCGGCGGCTGCCGAGCGCCGCCCGGTGCTCGTGCTCGTCGACGACCTCCAGTGGGTGGACCGCGAGTCCGTGTCGGCCCTCGCCTTCGCCGCGCGCCGACTGGGTCCCGATGCGGTGGCGTTCGTCCTGACCGAGCGCGACGGCACCGGTCCCGTGGACCTCGTGCAGGACTTCCCGACCCTGCGCGTCGGAGGACTCTCCGCGACGGCGGCCGCGCCCCTGCTGGACGGCCTCGCCGGACCGGTGCGGGAGCGGCTGGTCGCCGAGACCGGCGGCAACCCGCTCGCCCTGCTCGAGTCGTCGCGTGCGCTCGACCACGCCCAGATGGCCGGAGCGGCGCCGCTGCCGTCCCCGCTGCCGGCCGGTGACCGGCTCCGGGCGCTCCACCGAGGCACCGTCGACGCGTTGGGTGCGGACGCGTGGCGGGCGGTGCTGCGGCTCGCGCTCAGCGCCGACCCCGACGAGGGGGACCGCGAAGCAGCCGGCCTCGACGAGGCACGGACGCACGGGGTCGTCGTACGCGACGGGCTGCGTCACGAGTTCCGGCACCCGCTGCTGCGCAGCGCCGTCCTCGAGCGAGCCACGGCCGCCGAGCAGCGCGCGGTCCACGCGGACCTGGCGGCGTCGCTGCCCGCGGGCTCCCGCGCGCAGGTCTGGCACCGCGCCGCGTCGGCGCAGGAGCCGGACGCCGGTCTCGCCACCGAGCTGGCCCGGGTCGCGGAGGCGGACCGTGACCGGCTGGGCCACGCCGCCGCCTCGCTCGCTCTCGAGCGGGCCGGCGCGCTCACCCCGGACCCCGAGCTGGCGGCCCAGCGGCTGGCGGCCGCGACGCAGGAGGCCTTCCTGACCGGCGACGTCGTCCGGGTGCGGCGCCTCGCGGCCCGCGTGCTCGACAGCGGCGCCTCGGCCCGCACGCGGGGCGAGGTGCTGTGCATCGCGGGGATGCTCGAGCAGTACGCCGGCTCCGTGCCGGCCTCGGTCGAGCACCTCCGCGAGGCCGCGTCCCTCCTCGACGGCGTGATGCTGGTCCGCGCCCTCCACGAGCTGGCCATGGCCTGCTTCCGGCTCAACGACGCGGCCGGGCTCACCGACTGCGCGAGGCGGACCGACGAGGTGGCCGACCCCGAGGACCCGGAGCAGCAGCTGCTCGGCCACTTCACCGGCGGGTTCGCGCTGGTGCTGGCCGGAGAGTTCGAGCAGGGCGCGGCCAGGCTCGCCGAGCTGCGGCGGCTGGCCGACCACCCCGAGCTGCGCCACGACGCCCGCGTGCTGCTGTCGATGGCGCTGGCCGCGGGCATCACCGGGCAGGTGCGCGACGCCGTCACCGTGGGTGCGGTCCGGCTCGAGGAGGTACGCCGCCGGGGCGCGATCGGCGTCCTGGTCCCGTGCCTGGCGATCCTGGCGGCGGGCCGGGCCTGGCTGGGCGACCACACCGGGGCCTTCGCCGACGCCGGCGAGGCAGCCGACCTCGCCACCCACCTCGGCTACGCCGCGGACGCGTCCCTGGCCGTCGAGATGCTGGCGTGGCAACAGGCGGCGCGCGGCCTGCACGACGACGCGCGGGCGTCACTGGCGCGCGCCCGTGACCTCACCGACCGGGCGGGCACGAGCAGTGCTGCGGCCCACCAGGCGCTGACGGCGGCGTTCTGCGCCCTGTGTCGCAGCGACCCGGCGGACGTGGTGGCGACGCTGGAGCCGCGGCTGGCGGTCGACGGCGGGGTCGGTGCCGGCGGCGAGCCGCTCGGGGTCGCCCCGCTGCTGGTGGAGGCGTACGTCGCCCTCGGCCGGCTCGACGACGCCGTCGCGCTGACCGCCCGGTACGCCGACGTGGTCCCGTCCGCCGGTCCGCCGCTGTCCGTCGCGCTGCTCCAGCGCTGCCACGTCCTGACTGCCGCTTCGGAGAGCGTCGCCGCCGCCGCGTTCGACGCGGCGATGCTGGCGCACCAGCCCGCCGACGACCCCTTCGAGTCGGCGCGGACACAGCTGCTGTTCGGCAGCCGGCTCCGCCGTACGGGACAGCGGGTGGCGGCCCGCACCCACCTCGAGGCCGCGCGCGCGGCCTTCGACGGCATGGACCTCACGCACTGGGTCGGCGTCGCCTCCGCCGAGTTGGCCGCGACCGGGGCCACCGCGCGGCGCGACGCCGGTGCTGGCGCGCAGCCACTGACCGCACAGGAGACCCGGGTGGCGCTGCTGGCTGCGCAGGGACTGTCGAACCGGGAGATCGGCGCCTCGCTCTTCCTCAGCCCGAAGACGATCGAGCGCCACCTGAGCAGCGTGTTCCGCAAGCGCGGCTTCCGCTCGCGCACCGAGCTCGCCGTCGCCTTCGCGCGGGACGCCTGA
- a CDS encoding DUF998 domain-containing protein has protein sequence MRNRLAWGAALWAVRPVYVAIELAVAGLTTGSYSVVDDTVSDLGALSCSADFCSPAHALMNGTFMGVGALLAGGALLLAPRTGRSVTTLLVVSGLSSVATGFAPVDVDGRLHALAATPLFVCQPVALVVLGRRLRASRPRTSRALVVTGVITAAGAVGFIAGGDTGAGAWERLALWPVIGALAAAGVATGGGVRRSAPGQVAADLQ, from the coding sequence ATGAGGAACCGGCTGGCCTGGGGTGCGGCGCTGTGGGCGGTGCGCCCGGTGTACGTCGCGATCGAGCTGGCGGTGGCCGGGCTGACCACCGGCAGCTACTCGGTGGTCGACGACACGGTGAGCGACCTCGGGGCTTTGAGTTGCTCGGCCGACTTCTGCTCGCCCGCGCACGCGCTGATGAACGGCACGTTCATGGGCGTCGGGGCGCTGCTCGCCGGCGGGGCGCTGCTGCTCGCGCCGCGCACCGGCCGCTCCGTGACGACGCTGCTCGTGGTGTCCGGCCTCAGCTCGGTCGCCACCGGGTTCGCCCCGGTCGACGTCGACGGCCGCCTGCACGCACTGGCGGCCACGCCGCTGTTCGTGTGCCAGCCCGTGGCCCTGGTGGTCCTGGGCCGGCGGCTGCGGGCGAGCCGTCCGCGCACGTCGAGGGCGCTGGTCGTCACCGGCGTGATCACGGCGGCGGGTGCGGTCGGGTTCATCGCCGGCGGCGACACCGGCGCCGGGGCGTGGGAGCGGTTGGCGCTCTGGCCGGTGATCGGAGCCCTCGCGGCCGCCGGTGTCGCGACCGGGGGCGGCGTACGTCGATCCGCTCCGGGCCAGGTGGCCGCCGACCTACAGTGA
- a CDS encoding MFS transporter has translation MTWRDAVAPLRQRSFAWFYASRVVNLLGITMAGVALAFGVLELTGSAADLGLVLAAHTVPLIGFLLVGGVVADRLPRTLVIRTAYVGSALGQGVMATLFLTDTATIGWLMVLSAITGTMSAISFPAVAAMTPQLVDRTSLQQANALISMARGGLTILGPTVAALLVVTVGPGWALAVDGLAWALAAALLLPVRLPPRPPAPEGGRPSHVAELREGWTLFRTTPWLWQVVLGFALLNAIHSGAWLTVGPAQALETIGARGWGLVLSAESVGLLLMTAVLLRVPLQRPLLWGMAAIAAFGVPLVLLGGAAHLPVLMAAAVLAGAGFEVFNMGWNLAMQEHIDERQLSRAFSYDALGSFAAMPLGQLLFGPLGEHVGYGPVLVTAGIVWMVVCGLVLLSPAVRRLPRATETQATGSTYVVAD, from the coding sequence ATGACGTGGCGCGACGCGGTCGCCCCGCTGCGGCAACGCAGCTTCGCGTGGTTCTACGCCTCGCGGGTGGTCAACCTGCTCGGCATCACCATGGCCGGGGTCGCGCTGGCCTTCGGCGTGCTCGAGCTGACCGGCTCCGCCGCCGATCTCGGCCTGGTCCTCGCGGCGCACACGGTGCCGCTCATCGGCTTTCTCCTCGTCGGCGGCGTCGTCGCCGACCGGCTGCCGCGGACGCTGGTCATCCGGACGGCGTACGTCGGCTCGGCGCTCGGTCAGGGCGTCATGGCCACTCTCTTCCTGACCGACACCGCCACGATCGGATGGCTGATGGTCCTCAGCGCGATCACCGGCACGATGTCGGCGATCTCCTTCCCGGCCGTGGCCGCGATGACCCCGCAGCTGGTCGACCGCACGTCGCTGCAGCAGGCCAACGCCCTGATCTCGATGGCCCGCGGCGGCCTCACCATCCTCGGCCCCACCGTCGCGGCGCTGCTCGTCGTCACCGTCGGGCCTGGATGGGCGCTCGCCGTCGATGGCCTGGCCTGGGCGCTCGCCGCCGCGCTGCTCCTGCCGGTGCGGCTGCCGCCGCGGCCTCCGGCCCCCGAGGGCGGCCGCCCGAGCCACGTCGCCGAGCTGCGCGAGGGCTGGACGCTCTTCCGCACGACCCCGTGGCTGTGGCAGGTCGTGCTCGGCTTCGCGCTCCTCAACGCGATCCACAGCGGCGCCTGGCTGACGGTCGGCCCCGCCCAGGCGCTCGAGACCATCGGCGCCCGCGGCTGGGGGCTCGTGCTGTCGGCGGAGTCGGTCGGGCTGCTGCTCATGACGGCCGTGCTGCTGCGGGTGCCGCTGCAGCGTCCGCTGCTGTGGGGCATGGCTGCGATCGCGGCGTTCGGGGTGCCGCTGGTCCTGCTCGGCGGTGCGGCGCACCTCCCGGTGCTGATGGCGGCCGCGGTCCTCGCCGGCGCCGGCTTCGAGGTGTTCAACATGGGCTGGAACCTCGCCATGCAGGAGCACATCGACGAGCGCCAGCTCTCGCGCGCCTTCTCGTACGACGCCCTGGGGTCGTTCGCCGCCATGCCCCTCGGGCAGCTGCTGTTCGGCCCGCTCGGCGAGCACGTCGGCTACGGGCCGGTGCTGGTCACGGCCGGCATCGTCTGGATGGTCGTGTGCGGCCTGGTGCTGCTGTCCCCGGCGGTCCGCCGACTCCCGCGCGCGACCGAGACACAGGCGACGGGGTCGACGTACGTCGTGGCGGACTGA
- a CDS encoding helix-turn-helix domain-containing protein — translation MSESVPSLRALAHPLRLRILSLLTGTEMSAAEVARELEVTHANASYHLRLLLDAGEIVVAGEEKIRGGVAKRYRHPWRAADRPGGEPPPPDHTDPATGEATELAVAALAEELRRRHRLRRPDVGGALTDAELWVTPEVFVEVRDLLMQATSLLHDQAQPPRSPGTEPVSLTIASFPMRHDPS, via the coding sequence GTGTCCGAGTCCGTGCCGTCCTTGAGGGCGCTGGCCCATCCGCTGCGCCTCCGCATCCTGTCGCTGCTGACCGGGACCGAGATGAGTGCCGCCGAGGTGGCCCGAGAGCTCGAGGTGACCCACGCCAACGCGTCGTACCACCTGCGCCTGCTGCTCGACGCGGGCGAGATCGTGGTCGCCGGCGAGGAGAAGATCCGCGGCGGCGTGGCCAAGCGCTACCGGCACCCGTGGCGCGCCGCGGACCGCCCGGGCGGGGAGCCGCCGCCCCCGGACCACACCGACCCCGCGACCGGCGAGGCCACCGAGCTCGCCGTGGCCGCGCTCGCCGAGGAGCTGCGGCGTCGCCACCGGCTGCGGCGTCCCGACGTGGGCGGCGCGCTGACCGACGCCGAGCTCTGGGTCACGCCCGAGGTCTTCGTCGAGGTCCGCGACCTGCTCATGCAGGCCACCTCGCTGCTGCACGACCAGGCGCAGCCACCCCGCTCTCCCGGCACCGAACCGGTCAGCCTGACGATCGCGTCCTTCCCGATGCGCCACGACCCGTCATGA
- a CDS encoding L,D-transpeptidase, whose amino-acid sequence MRRTSVLVLVAVLVVLAAAGALGVMRGGDSELVAEQPRREARADKPKAQRSEPGRTMQKATPPPLDLASLTPATTNTTLPDAPLDRSLAETEGDVVRPTTTLAVYATPGKRPFAKVPPQQFQDTWLPVVGREDGWVKVLLPSRPNGASGWLRESRVETARSPYVVRVHLTSRTIDIVYDGSTLGTWPVAIGEPSTPTPPGRTFLLGSVIDDNQSYSPIILPLGSHSDTLDSYGGGPGTVALHGWPDESVFGTAASHGCIRVPAEALDLLTQVPLGTLVIVDER is encoded by the coding sequence GTGCGCCGTACGAGCGTGCTGGTGCTGGTCGCCGTGCTGGTGGTGCTCGCTGCCGCCGGCGCGCTGGGCGTCATGCGCGGGGGCGACTCCGAGCTGGTCGCCGAGCAGCCGCGCCGCGAGGCGCGCGCGGACAAGCCGAAGGCGCAGCGCTCGGAGCCCGGCCGCACGATGCAGAAGGCCACCCCTCCCCCGCTCGACCTCGCGTCCCTGACCCCGGCGACCACGAACACCACGCTGCCGGACGCACCCCTCGACCGCTCCCTGGCCGAGACCGAGGGCGACGTGGTGCGCCCGACGACGACGCTGGCGGTCTACGCCACCCCCGGCAAGCGACCGTTCGCGAAGGTGCCGCCGCAGCAGTTCCAGGACACCTGGCTGCCGGTCGTGGGTCGCGAGGACGGCTGGGTGAAGGTGCTGCTGCCCTCGCGGCCGAACGGCGCCAGCGGCTGGCTGCGCGAGAGCCGCGTGGAGACCGCCCGCAGCCCGTACGTCGTCCGGGTGCACCTGACCTCGCGCACGATCGACATCGTCTACGACGGCTCGACGCTCGGCACGTGGCCCGTCGCGATCGGCGAGCCGTCGACCCCGACACCGCCGGGGCGGACGTTCCTGCTCGGCTCGGTCATCGACGACAACCAGTCCTATTCGCCGATCATCCTGCCGCTGGGCTCGCACAGTGACACCCTCGACTCGTACGGCGGCGGCCCCGGGACCGTCGCCCTGCACGGGTGGCCGGACGAATCCGTCTTCGGCACCGCCGCCAGCCACGGGTGCATCCGTGTCCCGGCGGAGGCGCTCGACCTCCTCACCCAGGTTCCGCTCGGAACGCTCGTCATCGTCGACGAGCGCTGA
- a CDS encoding enoyl-CoA hydratase, with the protein MSHLEVQTAGGVRRITFTRPEAFNAMSEEMAAGLVDALDSAADDEAVRVVLVTGTGAAFSAGVDLTGDDPVTNFDDSTLVGANTIIRSVTGLPKPVVAGVNGIAAGVGASIVFACDLQVTTSSAGFLLAFSRIGLMPDGGSSLTVAASVGRARAMRLALLGETLGAQEAFDAGLVSHVVADDDYDEQLEKVVSRLARGPALAFARTKDAVNTATLGGLEDALERERAGQVALFATHDASEGMKAFVGKRRADFQGR; encoded by the coding sequence ATGAGCCACCTCGAGGTCCAGACCGCCGGCGGCGTCCGCCGGATCACCTTCACGCGTCCGGAGGCGTTCAACGCCATGAGCGAGGAGATGGCCGCCGGGCTGGTTGACGCTCTGGACTCGGCCGCCGACGACGAGGCGGTGCGCGTCGTGCTCGTGACCGGCACGGGGGCGGCCTTCAGCGCCGGCGTCGACCTGACCGGGGACGACCCGGTCACGAACTTCGACGACTCCACGCTCGTGGGCGCCAACACGATCATCCGCAGCGTCACCGGCCTGCCGAAGCCGGTCGTGGCCGGTGTGAACGGCATCGCGGCCGGGGTGGGGGCCTCGATCGTGTTCGCCTGCGACCTGCAGGTCACCACGTCCTCGGCTGGTTTCCTGCTGGCCTTCAGCCGCATCGGCCTCATGCCCGACGGTGGGTCGTCGTTGACGGTGGCCGCCTCCGTCGGCCGCGCGCGGGCGATGCGGCTCGCGCTGCTCGGGGAGACGCTGGGCGCCCAGGAAGCCTTCGACGCAGGGCTGGTGAGCCACGTGGTGGCCGACGACGACTACGACGAGCAGCTCGAGAAGGTGGTGTCACGGCTGGCCCGCGGCCCGGCGCTGGCGTTCGCCCGGACCAAGGACGCCGTCAACACCGCCACCCTCGGCGGCCTCGAGGACGCGCTCGAGCGCGAGCGCGCCGGTCAGGTCGCGCTCTTCGCGACCCACGACGCCTCGGAGGGCATGAAGGCGTTCGTCGGCAAGCGCCGCGCCGACTTTCAGGGCCGCTAA
- a CDS encoding isochorismatase family protein — protein MKRALIVVDVQNDFCEGGSLPVFGGADVARRITELLHRWSAGGPDAPEYAVAVATQDHHIDPGHHFSAAPDFVDTWPPHCVSGSDGVAFHPNLDPEPFDAVFRKGEFAAAYSGFEGSDAEGVALADWLRRQEVTDVDICGIATDYCVRATTLDALKQGFGTRVLTDLCAGVQPGTSAAAIDEVRNAGAAVA, from the coding sequence ATGAAGCGCGCACTCATCGTCGTCGATGTCCAGAACGACTTCTGCGAGGGCGGCAGCCTGCCCGTCTTCGGCGGTGCGGACGTGGCGAGGCGCATCACCGAGCTGCTCCACCGCTGGTCGGCCGGCGGTCCCGACGCCCCGGAGTACGCCGTCGCGGTCGCCACCCAGGACCACCACATCGACCCGGGCCACCACTTCAGTGCAGCGCCCGACTTCGTCGACACCTGGCCGCCGCACTGCGTGTCCGGCTCCGACGGGGTGGCCTTCCACCCCAACCTCGACCCCGAGCCGTTCGACGCCGTGTTCCGCAAGGGCGAGTTCGCCGCGGCGTACTCCGGCTTCGAGGGCAGCGACGCCGAGGGCGTGGCGCTGGCGGACTGGCTGCGCCGCCAGGAGGTGACCGACGTCGACATCTGCGGGATCGCCACCGACTACTGCGTCCGGGCGACCACGCTCGACGCGCTCAAGCAGGGCTTCGGGACCCGTGTCCTCACCGACCTCTGCGCCGGTGTCCAGCCCGGCACGTCCGCCGCGGCCATCGACGAGGTCAGGAACGCCGGCGCGGCCGTCGCCTGA
- a CDS encoding nicotinate phosphoribosyltransferase: MSDPAGASTALLTDHYELTMLQAALAAGTASRRSVFELFPRRLPDGRRYGVVAGVGRALDALGRFVFDEPALAFLRDNGVVDEATVAWLADYRFTGDVWGYPDGEVYFPHSPLMVVEASFAEAVVLETLLLSILNHDSAIASAGSRMTWAAGERPCIEMGTRRTHEEAAVACARAAYLTGFTATSNLAAGQRFAIPTTGTSAHSFTLLHDTERDAFTAQVDSLGRGTTLLVDTYDIAEAVRLAVEVAGPELGAVRIDSGDLGLLAQQVRAQLDSLGAHATRIVVTSDLDEHAIASLAAAPVDGYGVGTSLVTGSGHPTCGFVYKLVAREGADGAMVDVAKKSKDKISVGGRKFALRRRSAAGVAEAEMVGIGTPPVDDGDDRALMVELVRDGEVVGRESLEAGRERHRTSREELPMQARQMSRGEPVLPTVFLPR; the protein is encoded by the coding sequence ATGAGCGACCCGGCTGGCGCCTCGACGGCGCTGCTCACCGACCACTACGAGCTGACGATGCTGCAGGCCGCCCTCGCGGCCGGTACGGCGTCGCGCCGCTCGGTCTTCGAGCTCTTCCCGCGGCGGCTCCCCGACGGCCGCCGGTACGGCGTGGTGGCCGGTGTCGGGCGCGCCCTCGACGCCCTGGGGCGCTTCGTCTTCGACGAGCCGGCGCTGGCGTTCCTGCGCGACAACGGCGTGGTCGACGAGGCGACGGTGGCCTGGCTGGCCGACTACCGCTTCACCGGCGACGTGTGGGGCTACCCCGACGGCGAGGTCTACTTCCCGCACTCGCCGCTGATGGTGGTCGAGGCGAGCTTCGCCGAGGCGGTCGTGCTGGAGACGCTGCTGCTGTCGATCCTCAACCACGACTCGGCGATCGCCTCGGCCGGCTCCCGGATGACGTGGGCCGCCGGCGAGCGTCCCTGCATCGAGATGGGGACGCGCCGCACCCACGAGGAGGCGGCTGTCGCGTGCGCGCGAGCGGCGTACCTCACGGGTTTCACCGCGACCTCGAACCTCGCCGCAGGGCAGCGCTTCGCCATCCCGACGACCGGCACCAGCGCGCACAGCTTCACGCTGCTGCACGACACCGAGCGTGACGCCTTCACCGCGCAGGTCGACTCGCTCGGGCGCGGCACGACGCTGCTGGTCGACACCTACGACATCGCCGAGGCGGTCCGTCTCGCGGTCGAGGTCGCCGGGCCCGAGCTGGGCGCCGTCCGCATCGACTCCGGCGACCTGGGGCTGCTGGCCCAGCAGGTGCGCGCCCAGCTGGACTCCCTGGGGGCGCACGCGACCCGCATCGTGGTCACCTCCGACCTCGACGAGCACGCGATCGCCTCGCTCGCAGCGGCTCCGGTCGACGGCTACGGCGTCGGCACCTCGCTGGTCACCGGCAGCGGCCACCCGACCTGCGGGTTCGTCTACAAGCTGGTTGCGCGCGAGGGCGCCGACGGCGCCATGGTCGACGTGGCGAAGAAGAGCAAGGACAAGATCTCGGTGGGGGGCCGCAAGTTCGCGCTCCGGCGGCGCAGCGCCGCCGGCGTGGCGGAGGCCGAGATGGTCGGCATCGGGACGCCGCCGGTGGACGACGGCGACGACCGGGCGCTGATGGTGGAGCTGGTGCGCGACGGCGAGGTGGTCGGGCGCGAGAGCCTCGAGGCCGGGCGCGAGCGGCACCGGACCTCCCGCGAGGAGCTGCCGATGCAGGCGCGGCAGATGTCGCGTGGCGAGCCGGTCCTGCCCACCGTGTTCCTGCCGCGGTGA
- the clpS gene encoding ATP-dependent Clp protease adapter ClpS: MSTPAPLEVEEPVADELTATDRPWQTVVWNDPVNLMSYVTFVFRQYFGFTEKKAEKLMLQVHHDGRCTVSSGSREEMERDVQAMHEYGLWATLERAEG; this comes from the coding sequence GTGTCCACGCCCGCTCCCCTGGAGGTCGAGGAGCCCGTCGCCGACGAGCTCACCGCGACCGACCGTCCCTGGCAGACGGTGGTCTGGAACGACCCGGTGAACCTGATGTCCTACGTCACCTTCGTGTTCCGGCAGTACTTCGGGTTCACGGAGAAGAAGGCCGAGAAGCTGATGCTCCAGGTCCACCACGACGGACGCTGCACGGTGTCCTCGGGCAGCCGCGAGGAGATGGAGCGCGACGTCCAGGCCATGCACGAGTACGGCCTGTGGGCCACGCTCGAGCGGGCCGAGGGGTGA
- a CDS encoding DUF2017 domain-containing protein yields the protein MTEGFHPRRGGGVVATFSGFEADLLRSLASQLIELLRNEAAVPHAEADPLEALLDFTGPTTAPEDPVLARLFPTAYPQDEEAAGEFRRFTETELRGGKAGNAAAVIDVLEEAGLPGDLEGEALVIDVELDHGGAMQWMKSMTDMRLALASRLDITEGDEDYWDSLPDDDARVHVHDIYDWLGFLQESLVRAVAP from the coding sequence GTGACCGAGGGCTTCCACCCCAGGCGCGGCGGCGGCGTGGTCGCCACCTTCAGCGGCTTCGAGGCCGACCTGCTGCGCTCGCTGGCCTCCCAGCTCATCGAGCTGCTGCGCAACGAGGCGGCGGTGCCGCACGCCGAGGCCGACCCGCTCGAGGCGCTGCTCGACTTCACCGGGCCCACGACCGCCCCCGAGGACCCGGTGCTGGCCCGGCTGTTCCCCACCGCCTACCCGCAGGACGAGGAGGCGGCCGGGGAGTTCCGCCGCTTCACCGAGACCGAGCTGCGTGGCGGCAAGGCGGGCAACGCCGCGGCCGTCATCGACGTCCTCGAGGAGGCCGGGCTGCCCGGTGACCTCGAGGGTGAGGCGCTCGTCATCGACGTCGAGCTCGACCACGGCGGGGCGATGCAGTGGATGAAGTCGATGACCGACATGCGCCTGGCGCTCGCCAGCCGGCTCGACATCACCGAGGGTGACGAGGACTACTGGGACTCGCTGCCCGACGACGACGCCCGCGTCCACGTCCACGACATCTACGACTGGCTCGGGTTCCTCCAGGAGAGCCTCGTCCGCGCTGTCGCACCCTGA
- a CDS encoding M67 family metallopeptidase, with the protein MLVIDQKTYDAIVAHARRDHPDEACGIVAGPEGSDRAERMVEMTNAAGSPTFYEFDSTELLELYKQMWDNDEEPVVVYHSHTATEAYPSRTDIGLASEPGAHYVLVSTREHGNNEGPVEFRSYRIVDGQVTEEDVDVVDALPARKTA; encoded by the coding sequence GTGCTCGTCATCGACCAGAAGACCTACGACGCCATCGTCGCCCACGCCCGCCGTGACCACCCCGACGAGGCCTGCGGCATCGTCGCCGGGCCCGAGGGCTCGGACCGCGCGGAGCGGATGGTGGAGATGACCAACGCCGCCGGGTCGCCGACGTTCTACGAGTTCGACTCCACCGAGCTGCTCGAGCTCTACAAGCAGATGTGGGACAACGACGAGGAGCCGGTGGTCGTCTACCACTCCCACACGGCGACCGAGGCCTACCCCAGCCGCACCGACATCGGCCTCGCCAGCGAGCCCGGAGCGCACTACGTGCTGGTCTCCACCCGCGAGCACGGGAATAACGAGGGCCCGGTGGAGTTCAGGTCCTACAGGATCGTGGACGGCCAGGTCACCGAGGAGGACGTCGACGTCGTCGACGCCCTGCCCGCGAGAAAGACCGCCTGA
- a CDS encoding MoaD/ThiS family protein, with the protein MAIEVRIPTILRTYTDGAKAVNGEGATLSALIDDLEERHTGIKDRLVEDKDGQSDLRRFVNVYVNDEDVRFTGGLGTELGDGDQVVVLPAVAGGA; encoded by the coding sequence ATGGCCATCGAGGTCCGGATCCCGACCATCCTGCGCACCTACACCGACGGCGCCAAGGCCGTGAACGGTGAGGGCGCGACGCTGTCGGCGCTCATCGACGACCTGGAGGAGCGCCACACCGGCATCAAGGACCGTCTCGTCGAGGACAAGGACGGCCAGAGCGACCTGCGCCGCTTCGTCAACGTCTACGTCAACGACGAGGACGTCCGCTTCACCGGTGGCCTCGGCACCGAGCTCGGCGACGGCGACCAGGTCGTCGTGCTCCCCGCCGTGGCGGGCGGGGCCTGA